One stretch of Campylobacter sp. CCS1377 DNA includes these proteins:
- a CDS encoding CheR family methyltransferase has protein sequence MNNFHINEQELYEFIKIINEISGIDLSDKKDILPLKLSTFFKRFNITDFKEFVAKLKFNTELRQNTLDFITINETYFHRELTQLKEIIFYAKSLDRTVNILSAPCSSGEEVYSLAILGAQNFVKNLQITGIDINNEMINKAKIGKYTGRTLQRLSEIEKKKFFTQNDEFYTINKKEICNCRFELYNVFDPKFPQFSKFDIIVSRNMMIYFDYDSKIKLLENFYKLLSTTGRLYIGNADLVPENIYFKKVFSSKGVYYEKL, from the coding sequence ATGAACAATTTTCATATCAATGAACAAGAACTTTATGAATTTATAAAAATTATTAATGAAATCAGCGGAATTGATTTAAGTGATAAAAAAGATATTTTACCCCTCAAACTTAGTACTTTTTTTAAACGCTTTAATATTACTGATTTTAAAGAATTTGTTGCTAAATTAAAATTCAACACAGAATTAAGACAAAATACACTTGACTTCATTACCATCAATGAAACCTATTTCCACAGAGAACTCACTCAACTTAAAGAAATTATTTTTTATGCCAAAAGTTTAGACAGAACAGTCAATATCCTTAGCGCACCCTGTTCTAGTGGTGAAGAAGTATATTCTTTAGCTATACTTGGGGCACAAAATTTCGTTAAAAATTTACAAATTACTGGCATAGATATTAATAATGAAATGATAAATAAAGCCAAAATTGGAAAATATACAGGACGCACCTTGCAAAGATTAAGTGAAATAGAAAAAAAGAAATTTTTTACCCAAAATGATGAATTTTACACTATAAATAAGAAAGAAATTTGCAATTGTCGTTTTGAGCTTTATAATGTTTTTGATCCCAAATTTCCTCAATTTAGCAAATTTGATATCATTGTTTCAAGAAATATGATGATTTATTTCGATTATGATTCTAAAATAAAATTGCTAGAAAATTTCTACAAACTTCTTAGCACTACAGGAAGACTTTATATAGGAAATGCTGATTTAGTACCTGAAAATATTTACTTTAAAAAAGTCTTTAGCTCAAAAGGTGTTTATTATGAAAAGCTTTAA
- a CDS encoding DedA family protein — protein sequence MEENLKELLLQYKDWAYLIIFLWCILEGEMALILGGIFAHEGHVNLAMIVFVAGLGGFVGDQIYFYIGRYNKKYIQKKLKTQRRKFAVAHLLLQRFGWPIIFVQRYMYGFRTVIPMSIGITRYSSKKFAFINLLSAWVWAAITILLAWYFGGQIWQAVTWAEQHWYYAALIIISFISLLLFGFKQMERAILSKRKKNEF from the coding sequence ATAGAAGAAAATTTGAAAGAATTATTGCTCCAATACAAAGATTGGGCTTACTTAATTATATTTTTGTGGTGCATTTTAGAAGGTGAGATGGCTTTGATTTTAGGTGGAATTTTTGCCCATGAAGGCCATGTGAATTTGGCAATGATTGTTTTTGTCGCTGGACTTGGTGGTTTTGTGGGTGATCAAATTTATTTTTACATAGGAAGATATAATAAAAAATACATTCAAAAAAAGCTTAAAACACAAAGGCGTAAATTTGCAGTTGCACACTTACTTTTGCAACGATTTGGTTGGCCTATAATTTTCGTGCAACGCTATATGTATGGATTTAGGACGGTTATTCCTATGAGTATAGGTATAACCAGATATAGTTCGAAAAAATTTGCCTTTATCAATCTTTTAAGCGCTTGGGTTTGGGCGGCTATTACAATATTGCTTGCTTGGTATTTTGGAGGGCAAATTTGGCAGGCAGTGACTTGGGCTGAGCAGCATTGGTATTACGCTGCTTTGATTATCATTAGTTTTATTTCTCTTTTGCTTTTTGGATTTAAGCAAATGGAGAGAGCGATTTTAAGTAAAAGGAAAAAAAATGAATTTTGA
- the pgsA gene encoding CDP-diacylglycerol--glycerol-3-phosphate 3-phosphatidyltransferase, producing MNLPNILASLRIFLAPLLFFLLTYHFENIHQSWINYFACLTFGIAALTDFFDGYIARTWNQTTKLGAILDPLADKMLILAAFIGILVLKRADVWVIYLILVREFFITGFRVVMLSENLSVGASFFGKLKTAFQMVAIIFLIMQWPFAQFLLYIALFLTLYSGFEYVYTYIKHIKGKQ from the coding sequence ATGAATTTACCTAATATACTTGCTAGTCTAAGGATTTTTTTAGCTCCTTTATTATTTTTTTTACTCACTTATCATTTTGAAAATATCCATCAAAGCTGGATTAATTATTTTGCTTGTTTGACTTTTGGGATCGCTGCTTTGACAGATTTTTTTGACGGCTATATTGCTAGAACTTGGAATCAGACTACAAAACTTGGCGCCATCTTAGATCCCTTGGCGGACAAAATGCTTATCTTGGCTGCATTTATAGGAATTTTAGTGCTTAAAAGAGCTGATGTTTGGGTTATATATCTTATTTTAGTACGCGAGTTTTTTATTACAGGATTTAGAGTGGTGATGCTAAGCGAAAACTTAAGCGTCGGTGCTTCTTTTTTTGGAAAGCTTAAAACCGCTTTTCAAATGGTTGCAATTATTTTTTTAATTATGCAATGGCCTTTTGCGCAATTTTTGCTTTATATAGCTCTTTTTCTTACTTTGTACTCTGGTTTTGAATATGTTTATACTTACATTAAACACATCAAAGGAAAACAATGA
- the rpiB gene encoding ribose 5-phosphate isomerase B has translation MLKEKIYIASDHAGFELKSKICAFFQEKNIVFVDLGTKDTQSCDYPDYAHLLANHMDENSFGILICGTGIGISIAANRHKGIRCALCNEPLSARLAREHNDANVLALGGRLTGFDLAFDIIDKFINTKFLAGRHLRRIEKIEVW, from the coding sequence ATGCTTAAAGAAAAAATTTATATTGCTAGCGATCATGCGGGTTTTGAGTTAAAAAGCAAAATTTGTGCATTTTTTCAAGAAAAAAATATTGTTTTTGTGGATTTAGGCACAAAGGATACACAAAGTTGTGATTATCCTGATTATGCACATTTGCTTGCAAATCATATGGATGAAAATAGTTTTGGAATTTTAATTTGTGGCACAGGTATTGGAATTTCAATCGCCGCAAATCGTCACAAAGGTATTCGTTGTGCTTTATGTAATGAGCCTTTGAGTGCTAGACTTGCTAGGGAGCACAATGATGCTAATGTTTTGGCATTAGGTGGAAGATTGACAGGGTTTGATTTGGCATTTGATATCATTGATAAATTTATTAATACAAAATTTCTAGCAGGCAGACATTTAAGACGAATTGAAAAAATAGAGGTGTGGTGA
- a CDS encoding CheB methylesterase domain-containing protein: protein MKIILIGSSTGGPNQLKFLLKDLDIKNTCIVIAQHMSLDFIPSFAKQFNKEALSEVTTLQDKELLTHKIYICQKNTVLNGNLNLSATHSQKTTNFKPSVDLLFHSAISLAKTNKILAIILTGMGDDGAKAMLELYKAGAKCICESEEDSIVYGMPKKAKELNPHLKQMSLNEIKREIIHFVEQE from the coding sequence ATGAAAATCATTCTCATTGGTTCATCTACAGGCGGACCCAATCAGCTTAAATTTTTGCTAAAAGACCTTGATATTAAAAATACTTGTATTGTTATTGCTCAACATATGAGTTTAGACTTTATTCCTTCTTTTGCAAAACAATTTAACAAAGAAGCCTTAAGTGAAGTTACAACGCTTCAAGATAAAGAATTGCTAACTCATAAAATTTACATTTGCCAAAAAAACACTGTATTGAACGGAAATTTAAATTTAAGTGCCACTCATAGTCAAAAAACAACCAATTTTAAACCAAGTGTTGATTTGCTTTTTCATTCAGCTATTTCACTAGCAAAAACCAATAAAATTCTAGCCATTATTCTCACTGGAATGGGAGATGATGGTGCTAAAGCGATGCTTGAACTTTACAAGGCTGGTGCTAAATGTATTTGCGAAAGCGAAGAAGATAGTATTGTGTATGGAATGCCAAAAAAAGCCAAAGAGTTAAATCCGCATTTAAAACAAATGAGTCTTAATGAAATAAAAAGAGAAATTATCCATTTTGTAGAACAGGAATAG
- the apt gene encoding adenine phosphoribosyltransferase yields MITLTQEEKKYLLDSIRIVPNFPKEGIIFRDITTLLSNKKALEFLLSHLAERYKYMNLDFITGIESRGFIFASMLCAKLSIPFVPIRKPGKLPYKTFTCHYTLEYGSDSIEIHQDAFSGVNEAKVLLVDDLIATGGTALASWELIQKAGAKCVEACFLINLKDLNGANELAKLTPVYNVLEL; encoded by the coding sequence ATGATAACTTTAACGCAAGAAGAAAAAAAATATTTACTTGATTCTATTAGGATTGTTCCAAATTTTCCAAAAGAAGGAATTATTTTTAGGGATATTACAACACTTTTGAGCAACAAAAAAGCTTTAGAATTTTTACTTTCACATTTGGCGGAGCGTTATAAATATATGAACCTAGATTTTATTACTGGAATTGAAAGTAGGGGTTTCATTTTTGCCTCCATGCTTTGTGCGAAATTAAGTATCCCTTTTGTTCCTATTAGAAAGCCAGGAAAATTGCCTTATAAAACTTTCACTTGTCATTATACTTTAGAATATGGAAGTGATAGTATAGAAATTCATCAAGATGCTTTTAGTGGAGTTAATGAAGCTAAGGTTTTGTTGGTCGATGATTTAATTGCTACTGGTGGAACGGCTTTGGCATCTTGGGAGTTGATACAAAAAGCAGGAGCGAAATGTGTAGAGGCTTGTTTTTTGATCAATCTTAAGGATTTAAATGGAGCTAATGAGCTGGCAAAATTAACTCCTGTTTATAATGTTTTAGAGTTGTAA
- a CDS encoding ribose-phosphate pyrophosphokinase, with the protein MRGYKIFSGSANIEFAKKISKYLSLPLSESGIKRFSDGEISVQIDESVRGKDVFIIQSTCAPTNDNLMELLILTDALRRSSANSITAIVPYFGYARQDRKATPRVPITAKLVANLMQAAGINRVATIDLHAGQIQGFFDIPVDNLYGSIVFNDYIKAKNFKNPIIASPDIGGVARARSVAKNLGLDIVIVDKRRERANESEVMNVIGDVKDKEVILVDDIIDTAGSIVKAAEVFKSKGAKSVMACCTHAVLSGIAYERIASDALDELAVTDTIALKQENSKIKVLSVAPIFGEVIRRVYHNESVNSLFI; encoded by the coding sequence ATGCGAGGTTATAAGATTTTTTCTGGTTCTGCAAATATAGAATTTGCTAAAAAAATTTCAAAATATCTTTCTTTACCCTTAAGCGAATCAGGCATAAAGCGTTTTAGCGACGGCGAAATTAGCGTTCAAATAGACGAAAGCGTGCGCGGAAAAGATGTTTTTATCATACAAAGTACTTGTGCGCCAACAAATGATAATTTAATGGAACTTCTTATTTTAACCGATGCCTTGCGTCGTTCGAGTGCAAATTCCATCACAGCAATTGTGCCTTATTTTGGCTATGCAAGACAAGATAGAAAAGCGACTCCAAGGGTACCTATTACAGCGAAACTTGTGGCGAATTTAATGCAAGCTGCTGGAATTAATCGTGTAGCAACTATAGATTTACATGCAGGACAAATTCAAGGATTTTTCGATATACCCGTTGATAATCTTTATGGAAGCATAGTTTTTAATGATTATATTAAAGCAAAAAATTTTAAAAACCCTATCATAGCAAGTCCAGATATTGGCGGAGTAGCAAGAGCTAGAAGTGTGGCTAAAAATTTAGGACTTGATATTGTTATTGTCGATAAACGAAGAGAAAGAGCCAATGAAAGCGAAGTGATGAATGTAATTGGCGATGTAAAAGATAAAGAAGTGATTTTAGTCGATGATATTATCGATACAGCTGGAAGTATAGTCAAAGCCGCAGAAGTCTTTAAATCAAAAGGCGCAAAATCAGTTATGGCTTGTTGTACTCACGCGGTTTTAAGTGGTATTGCATACGAAAGAATTGCCAGCGATGCTTTAGATGAGCTGGCAGTTACCGACACTATAGCTTTAAAACAAGAAAATAGCAAAATTAAAGTTTTAAGCGTTGCCCCAATTTTCGGAGAAGTTATTCGCAGAGTTTATCATAATGAAAGCGTAAATTCTTTATTTATTTAA